In one Fusarium falciforme chromosome 5, complete sequence genomic region, the following are encoded:
- a CDS encoding F-box domain-containing protein: MPTFGSLPLNISNMDTASGRFGAPSSPKFWRSLPREIQLMILDCLFANYLPKRTDAAPGKMCRISALSPVCKDWQYLVETHTFRRLSLKVPDLPRFSKFVEGKNAIRLNHIRHLSFRIELTPYTCPTCNKPEKRATIARNNQVFTSALVRLLKVLSYWDRTHGGLTLEITALSPSDVEHHGYEPELAHDYPFQLEEDLEQSPSFREYHTTKSAEPRAFSNRHMRAALVRLHGTPLEMTPLSQKGRRKPSPTLSETPIVKGFLIRRSFVRGFALSTLAKLFNESLVALEWFRFERWASFTYHEEIAFYTDLRAFLIPALPQTVKRLSFSQWPRWKPPWMHDTFDQIDLRKSLSRVLAPLVLQLTEFCPPDLMNLSEFLDQLGQMSGRSGEAKLELLSIKGGRFAQCCVTKMLTLTAAAAKALPRLRILEVWHDTRGYEYLFRYTQSNNQATITWMNGGKGYPLAPEVLEAWEGVASAEHIILAAQEFLTPGQALLVSISRVHQLHADPAFFESIPDFNQPSIILFINDNMKGLASAYTIPSLWRS; the protein is encoded by the exons ATGCCAACATTTGGATCTCTTCCACTCAACATCAGCAACATGGACACAGCCTCTGGTCGCTTCGGcgccccctcctccccaaAGTTCTGGCGCTCGCTGCCTCGGGAGATCCAATTAATGATACTAGATTGTCTTTTTGCCAATTACCTACCCAAGCGAACAGACGCAGCTCCTGGAAAAATGTGTCGAATATCTGCTCTGAGTCCCGTGTGCAAGGACTGGCAGTACCTGGTCGAAACACACACCTTTCGTCGTCTATCCCTTAAGGTGCCGGATCTGCCAAGGTTTAGCAAATTTGTTGAAGGAAAGAATGCCATCAGGCTCAACCACATTAGGCATCTCTCGTTTCGAATCGAGCTCACCCCATACACCTGTCCGACCTGCAACAAGCCCGAGAAAAGAGCCACGATTGCCCG GAACAATCAGGTTTTTACCTCTGCTCTAGTACGTCTACTAAAGGTTCTCTCATATTGGGACCGCACACATGGAGGGCTTACGTTGGAAATTACCGCCCTCTCGCCCAGCGATGTTGAGCACCATGGCTACGAGCCTGAACTGGCACATGACTATCCATTCCAGCTTGAGGAAGATCTGGAACAGTCTCCCAGCTTTCGGGAATATCACACTACAAAGTCTGCTGAGCCTAGAGCATTTTCAAATCGTCACATGAGGGCGGCTCTAGTGAGGCTCCATGGCACACCTCTTGAGATGACGCCGCTGTCTCAGAAAGGCCGCCGAAAGCCAAGCCCAACACTGTCTGAAACTCCTATTGTCAAAGGTTTCCTTATCCGCCGGTCGTTTGTCAGGGGGTTTGCACTCAGCACGCTTGCAAAGCTCTTCAATGAGAGCCTAGTAGCCTTGGAGTGGTTTCGTTTCGAACGATGGGCTTCTTTCACGTACCATGAAGAGATAGCCTTTTATACTG ATCTGCGGGCCTTTTTGATACCTGCCTTGCCTCAAACCGTCAAGAGGCTGTCCTTCAGCCAgtggccaagatggaagcCACCTTGGATGCATGACACCTTCGATCAGATCGACTTGCGCAAGTCCCTCTCCCGAGTCCTAGCGCCATTGGTTTTGCAATTGACCGAGTTCTGCCCTCCTGATCTTATGAACCTCTCAGAGTTTTTAGATCAACTCGGCCAGATGAGTGGCCGTTCTGGAGAAGCCAAGCTTGAGCTGCTCTCCATCAAAGGTGGTAGATTCGCCCAGTGTTGCGTGACAAAAATGTTGACCCTAACCGCTGCGGCAGCAAAGGCATTGCCACGGCTGCGCATTCTAGAGGTGTGGCATGACACTCGTGGGTATGAGTACCTCTTCCGATATACGCAGTCTAACAATCAAGCTACTATAACCTGGATGAACGGTGGGAAAGGGTATCCTCTGGCGCCTGAGGTCCTTGAAGCGTGGGAGGGCGTTGCCTCAGC AGAACACATCATCCTTGCCGCTCAAGAATTTCTCACTCCTGGCCAGGCCCTGCTCGTCTCCATCAGTCGTGTCCATCAACTCCATGCCGACCCAGCCTTCTTCGAGTCCATCCCCGACTTCAATCAACCAAGCATCATCCTTTTCATCAATGATAACATGAAGGGATTAGCGTCTGCCTACACTATTCCCAGCTTATGGAGGAGCTAG